GATACAAACAGTAACTCTCCCCGAAGAAATGAGACGTAAACAAAGGAATAAGATCCATATTACAACATTATTGTTTGTAAGGAGCCATGCCAAtgtatagaaattatagaaaataatttctaattatttattataatttctaatttctccatgcattggagaaaaacatttatttcataacgtaagtttcccctcacttttaattgttttacgtcaatgaaaggttagcattttgtgatttttttaaatttaagattaaaaagataaacaaagcagatttattttcatagcaatctttgctcatatttaccaagggtgccaatattagtggagggcactgtatatcgATGTTTCCATGCTAtatatttgctatattttggtGTAGTGttttttctactgtacagactATATTTTCTATGGCCCAAAACCAACTCTACAcctaaattttatttacatgtttttttcacTGACAGAAGTTCACctgcagtattaatgtcatgaaCAGACTCATGAAAAGACTCTCTAACATCTCACTGTTACTGTTATCATCTGTAAATATCCGTCTGCTCCAAGAaaaaacccaggatagagcggctgagtgaatgtggtctggactgtgtggatgaggctcattgtgtcagagacgctgtagaaggacagagttcctgcactgtgatccacaaacactcctattctactgctGATGGGCTTCACAGGGAGATCGGTCTGTATCTCATTGTGCCAGAATGAGTAACTGTAGGGAGTGCAAtacaaactccaggactgattaTTATAACCAAACATACACTCTTTACCTCctttcctgctgatgctcttatatgacactgatatacacACATAACCACTCCACTCcagctcccagtaacagcgtccccacacactctctctacacaacacctgctGACACCACtgatcaaatctgtctggatgatcaggatacgactgGACTGTGTCAGCGACTGTAATCACTCTGTTGTTCTCAGACAGACGGAGGCATTGATTAACTGTGTTCAGATCCGGAGTGAGCTGATGGGAATCTGATGgagataaaacacatcagaatcaggaattatgaatctgtttgatgttttcatgtagctgaactcttcatgttcaGTGTATCATCAGTGTCTCAGGTCAGATGAGCAGATATCCTGtgcaaatcatcatttacatcaTCAATTATTAAACTCTTCTTTCACCTTCTACAGGAAGAAAATGAACACACTCAGTGAGTTTTTCTTAGTGAGGTTTTCTTACTGACTTACATTGTAGGAAGTCGTTCCTGGTCCTGGGAACAATGTTGGTGAATGTGACTGTGGAAATCAACAGACATGAACAGTGTGATTCTCATGATCCTGCATCCATTcctaacacatttctaatatgatGTTCTCCATGATATGAGATGATGATGGACTCGTTTCTGAGAGCAGATGAATCTCCAGGACTTTACCTCTGTCTGAGATCTTCTTGAGCTCCTCTTTGCAGAAATCCTCCACTTTGTCTCTCAGCTGATGGACAGATTCTCTCAGACCATCAGAAGAGAAGAGAGAAATGGAGGGATCGTCATTAATGTCTGTAAATTCAGGAGGTgctgagagagactggaaactctACAGGAAACAGAAATCAAGTCTCATCAGCTCCACACTTCACCCAATAACCTGCACCAACATCAGATTTGACTTGACAGATCTTTAGTAACTCGCCTCAATCCAGCACTTTCACAGCATCAGATTCATTCTTCTCAtattcattacattacattagaGCTACATATTCTAGTATTTGATACTTACACTCTATGTGAACTTTCTTGGAAATAGTTTGGATGATAAAACATCTGCTAAGAACATAAATGTCCATCTAACAGCTCAAGTACATCAATGGAGTCTCACTACAATTAGATCAAGTCCACTCAAGTCCACTATGATGGTGTTCTTCTAGATCTGTGTTACCTGCAGGAACTGGATGTGAtcttgtgtgtgtgaaagctgctccagctcagcgtCTCTCCTTCTCAGATCAttgatctcctgctccagtcgcTCCAGTCGTCCTTCATTTCGACTCACCGCTCGCttttcctgatctctgatcagCCGTATCAGCTCAGAGCGGcttctctcaatggagcggatgagctcagtaaagatcctctcactgtcctccactgctgtctgtgcagagcgctgttAGGACACACAGTGATTCAGGCTTCAGTGGGACTGAAAGAGACAAGAGAGTCTGAACTGAGACTGAGACAAACTTCTCTTCTTCTCCAGACTCACCTTATGAGACTCCACAGCCTCTTTCAGCTCCTGAAGATCTTTCTCTCTTTGCTGGATTCTCTGCTGGAACATCTTCTGTGTCTCCTTCAGCTGCTTCTGCAGGACAAACAGATGATAGGACTGCAGTGTCTTGTTCCCTTCAcaggaaccatggttacatatgtaacctgaGACATTCCCTTCAAGGAAACGGcatacccacgctgccatgctgagggaaGTGCAAGTGAAACACCAAggcgagcactaagtaccagCTCCACCCAAGGTGAGGAAGCTGCCCCAATGATGTCCAAGCGGCTGACAGTAACCTATCGCCTCAGCCAAAGGCCTGAGCTATACACCCAAGTACTTACTTGTTAAGGGTTGGGCTGCAGGAGCCTGACCCCCCGGCAGAGCTCAGGCTTGGAATCAAAAGTAAAAGAGATTCCTTTAAAGGAATATAGCCAGTTGTCTAGAGCAACAATCTAGACCTCGGCTCGTCACCCAGTAGCTTACTTCCAGCTCTGCGTGACCTAGCTCAAGACGGTGGCTGGGCAGGCCGTGGCTGTTTAGAAATATTATCAGGGATGCATAGGTTGAGTGTGGCCCAAGTCACTGGGGCTTTACTAACTCAAGAAAGGGTACTAAACTGAACGTTTAATCCCTACCATGTAGGATTTTTGAAAGAACACAAGATGCTAGTGTGCGTTCTTACCAGAACGTGGATTTTAGAATGTACCCAGCTAGCATGAGCACTTAATTACCGTACACAATGCTCAACAAGGCTGTTTCTGACAGGACTCGAGTCCCATGTGACTGCTGTAATCTAAGGAAGCAGTTCCAGTAGGGGCCTGTCGATCTGGACACACTGCATACCGAGGGTCCAACAGCCTGCTGATGTTGACTCGTGAGGCTCTGGGAAGCAGACAATTCCTGAAAACACAATTCCTGACTTAGAGGGAACTTCTAAGCTCTCAGTGAGCAAAACCGTACTCAATGTGACCCTCCATTATGAGGGGAGCACTGCAGCGCTCAATACTGAGCAACCTGAGTGGGGTGTCCCCTGAGCAGAGAAATTCAACTCTTCAGGATAAGAGGAAAACTCGACTGCTCATCAGGGAACTGCATGCTCAAAAGAGACCCTCACTTCATGAGGGGAGCAATATTGGCCTGAACTACAAGCATCCCACCAGAGCTACAACTCCGGAAAGTTAATCAGAGCCATGGGGAGGGGAGGCCTTTCTCTTGACATTAGAGAGGTACTCATTCCCTCCACTTAGGAGTGGAATGCTAACAGAAGACCCTCAGCAAGGGGAGCATTGCCATGTTCATCTGATGTTAGGAGAGACATAACAGGGGCAGAGAAAAAGGGACTAACGACCTAGGCTGCTGCTCTGTGGAGCTCCAGGAAACTAAGGGCCTTCAATACCCGAAGTAGGGTAGTGCAACCTCTTACAATGAGGGGAGCACTGTCCCTGCACACACCAATATGGCGAAAAACATTGGGTGGCAGCAAGCGGCCATCTTATCTGATGAAGTTGTCATGGAGCTCAAAGTGGAAAGCTCAGCCCCAATAACCGAGGCAAGCATTCAGCAGCCTTAAAGTGGTTACCTAGCTTTCAGTGGAGAGGAGAACCTACCTGTTCTGCCCAAGGACAATCACCATCTCAACGAAAGTACCAAAAACCCCACTGTGCCACCGTCTTAGCCCGGTTTCATGGCAGGTGCAAACTCGTGTTCCATAACCTCATCATACAGCTCATCATACACAGGGCAGGAGGATTGAGAGGGTTTAGATTCAACTTCCTCCTCCTCATCCAACATCTCCTGCTCTTCCTGGCCAGAGCCCAGCAGAGCACTGGCTGCCAGATCAGACGAGGGAGATCGCATCGTTATCCAGCAGCTTGCTCTCTTCCCCAACCAATGAGCCCTTTATCCAGCTTATTGGCGAGGTCCACCTGCGATCCCAAAGAGCTCAGTTTCCTCAGTTGCCTCAGCAGCAGCAGGTCCTCAACCACAGGGGCCAGATGGTTGCCCCATTTTTCTCGAAAAGAGGGACAAACGAGAGCGGAGCTTCTTCATAGAAAGACGCTGTGCCCGCAAACTAACCCCTCGAGGACACTGCGTGCGTCCTCCTCACCCAAACTTATGATgcaaaaattgtgtgtgtgtcatcagGTGTCAGTTAGCGGGGACACGGATCTGCACACTTCTTAAATGTTTTGCCAGCGCTTGCCATTATAAGGTAAGAGAGATAAGCTTACCAAAAATGCACAGCTTCAAACAAAACCCTAAAGGCGAAGAAGATGATGATgtgtccttttatactgtggtcgcaccaGCAGTGACAGTCATGCCAGAAGTGAcatcataggctgtcgccggccaatgTTACTGTCGTTTTGAATGCAGGCTTCAGACACTGGTCATGAGAAAGACTTCCCTATGGTAATCCCCTAGAGGATGCAGTTCGATGTTCCCTCGGAAGGGAGCTACTGCTACTAAATCATCATGTGAACAGATAGGATAAGGCAGTTTAAAGGTTACTTATTTGAACTGATAAACAATGGCTTCAGGTTCAAACTCCAGAACTGATGATTGGTTACAATCATCATATAAGTGATTAAGTCTAAGGATTATAAAGTGAAACTGACACAGACTTAGAGCTTCACACTGACAATGCTTCTGCTGTGTAGCAGAGTTTGTATTTTGACTGAcgaatgtatatattttgtcaaAGAACGGGTGAATATCTCActccattattttaaattacagtgCTTTTTCAGCAAACAGTGAAACTCTACTTGCAGCTGCTGTTCGTTTCTGCTGTGGTGTGCAGTGTGAATGCTGTAAGATGTTAATATGGGtgttgatataaactcatatgaAACGAATATCAGCAATATTTCATCAGTGTCTAGTTTTAAATACCTGTTTCTCTGTCCTCTGTGCTGCAGCTGATACAGTGTCGTGGTTTTTATGTTCATCCatacacagcacacatatacatttctgGTCAGTGCGACAGAAAACCTCAAAGATCTTCTCATGTTTCTGGCAGATCATCTCCTGCAGACGTCCAGGGGCATCAATCACTTTGTGTGGCTTACGTGAATGAAATTCCTCATGACGGTCAAAATGAGTTTGACAGTAAGATTCCAGACACACCAGACAGGACTTAATGGCTTTGTATTTTGTTCCAGTACAGACGTCACACTGCACATTTCCAGCTCCAGCGTCATagtcagcaggaagtttggtcttcttcagtttctccacTACTTCAGTCAGCATGGTGTTTGTAGATAAATCAGGTCTTGGTctgaaggtctgtctgcactgagggcagctgtagactctcatctgatcctcctgatcccagcagtctgtaatacagctcttacagtaactgtgtccacactGGATGGTCACTGGATCCTTCAGGAGATCCAGACACACTGCACACATGAACTCATCCTGAAAAACTCTGGCTTCTGCCATTTTACTGCATGAATACAGAGCCAAACACACAACAGCTCAGCGACATATCAGTTTCTCTTTCCCTGAACTGATGAGTTTAAATACATTGCTGGTTCTGTGTTTAAGTGACGTGTGTAAAACAGGTGTGTCTGTGAGTCTGTAAAGCTCCTGTAGAGTTTAGTTTCGACACACCTGACTTTTATTAACCCATAATCAGAGTTTGGTCTCTGAacttaacccatccaagtgcacacacacacatgattaATCCTATTTCTTCACATCTTCTTCAAACAATCTCTCCTACACTCTTGccagcacttacacacatcaTCAACACGTCTCTCCTAACAGGAACTTTCCCCACTACATTCAAGCAAGCTCAGTTAACCCACTGCtcaaaaaatgtacatcaaacACCTCACTTATAGAGAGCTACAGACATGTCTCTCGCCTTCCATTCATAGCAAAAACACTTGAGTAAATTGTTTTCAACCAGGTATTGTTATTTCTTTCACTTTCTTTCAAGTGGCCATTAAGCTGAGATTGCAATACTGTTAGATTGCAAAAACTGATTCCAAATCAGCGTTTTTCATTCTGCTGGATTTGTCTGCCACGTGTGATATTGTAAGTCATTAGATCCTTCTGTCCACCCTGGGTATCACAGGAATTTCACTTCTCTGGTTTAAATCCTGTCTAAATGTCAGGTCTTTCAGGGTGTCCTGGGGAGGGGAGGTATCCAAAGCACATCAACTGGTcactggggttcctcagggatcagttcttggaTCCCACCTCTTTTCCATATATACTACATCACTGGGACATTtctaggctggactactgcaatgctcttctgGCTGAACTTCCATCATGCATAATCAaacctttataaatgatttagaaTGCAGCAGCATGATTGGTCTTTAACAAGCCCAAAAGGGTCCAcgtcacacctctctttatctCCCTGCGCTGATTGAAACTCGCATCAAGTTTGAGACATTGATGCTTCCTTATAGAACAAGCCACAGGGTCAGCACTCTTCTCCTTCCACTCAATCTTATTTATCTGCATCCCCTTCGAATGTCTGAGAAGTGAGCAACACCTTGTACCATCACAGAGAGGctcaaaatcactttccagaacatttttgttaacCATTCCTGGCTGATGGAATGACAAGTTTAAAATGACACCTAACAACTCATCTCTTTCCTCCTTCAACATTTGACCGCATCCTAAAACagtaactaaaacaaaaaaagaaaataaaattaattaaaaataaaaactttgctTTCTGTTCCCTTAACGCCCCCTTTCTAGCTTCTAGCTAATTTGAACAGTCGAGAGGTCAACAGAGCTGCTGATTGTCACACGCGCTCAGTGACTCTGAGAGGAATAATGTGAGGAATATCTGGAGCAGGAATAAAGCAGCACTGAGGAATATTCGCGTTTGATTTGATCCGTCATGAGTTTATAAAACATCTTCCGAACAGCAGGAATCATGGAGAGACTCTcagcgctgctgctgctgctcatCACAGTCTCAGGTGAGTCTCAGCTTTTACTCTTTCTCTCCTCAGAACTCCTTCATCAGCAGCGACGCTTTGTTTGTTGGATTTGGGTTTATTGATGTTTTGGGAAATATCAGTACAGTAGATCAGAAATAATAACTGAGTCTCTGATAATGTGAATTTTGCTGCTCATATGCAAATGAGTCTTGTGTAATTAACAGAGTCGTTCATTAAGACTTTAATGACTTCAGTTATACTGTAGTTAATCTGATCCCATtgttgaatcatttgatttattttcactcAGAAGGGGAGAAATTTATATTGATTTGATATGTTGAtcatttattgttaattttgttCTTATATTAGTGCTGCAGCTAACAGTGATTTGATAAATAATCTGTTGATTATTTTTCGGGTTGATcagatttaaaagcattttattaaatgtatgttgTCTTGTAGTCCTTCAAAATATTGAGACTATATGGGTTGTTGACGTTACGtggcattttcactgtcccataaaaatgaatataattaatactgttgttatttaaaatgcagtaaatggttaaacatttatttgtccTATATGGACATATTATAAAAgttgtgcatgtttttttttttttgagccatatctcaaaattgtcctatggtgtgactgtctcaagcatggttcaataaattactattacaattaattttaataaatgaaaaagaaaagcataaaaatgttaataaatacatcCAGCATAATTGTAGaagtgtctattttagtaaatggcaataatttttttcatccatTTATTTCTGAAAGTTTAGGAACTTGATatattttgtctctgaaaaccatgtcctctggtgtgacaccatatccCAACTTTAAATTTCAGATCTGGccaatttcagaaaaaaacttttattagttGGAGGACCCCATTCATGATCATGTTACTGAAGCCCCCTGTCAAGCCCATAACATGTGCACTTGGTAGATTTCtgtctcagaattgttcaaATACTTCAAATACCACTACAAAAGTGTTACGTTTTGACCTTTGGTGTGACAccactaaaaaatattttttaattaaaaacttcaTGTGaaactacataatcatggaaGATTCTACAAATGTGTCTTCCTTACCGCTAATGACAGGTCAGCTTAGAATAGCAAGGTCATTAATTGACAGAAAAAGGCTGAAACGTCCTATCAGtgtgtcacaccagaggacaaggtctctttaaaggagaagtccacttccaaaacaaagattcacacatgtactcacccccttgtcatccaagatgttcatgtctttttttcttcagagaagaaattgtgttttttgaggaaaacatttcaggatttttctccatataatggactgatacggtgccctgagtttgaatttccaaaatgcagtttaaatgtggcttcaaacgatcccaaatgcgttataaacgatcccagtcaaggaagaagggtcttatctagtgaaacgattggttattttcattaaaataatgctatttatgtactttttaatgtcaaacactcgtcttgtcttactctgcctggactgtttttgttctggttcatgtcagttagtgtatgtggaaaaactctcatctcatgttctcctacaacttcaacatcgtcctatatcactgttttaccttttttgttaagggtgtttgatcttctttgcatgttcactttgcaaacactgtgtctgtacttctgcagcgatgtaggatgattttgaaatgatttttgaagttgagggagaaaatacgattggagtttttcaacataccccaactgtcttgagccagaatacacagagttcagggagagaaaaacaagacgagcatttgacattaaaaagtatttaaatagtgttattttaatgaaaataactgatctcttcgctagataagacccttcttcctcgttctgggatctgggatcgtttgaagccgtaaGAGAAAAGCCTGCTCACATCGTGTTAAGCAAACCAGAGACCTCTCATGCCAAGCCTGCCAAGCtaaagcctgctcacgtcacacctgccaagccaaagcctgctcaagtcacatccaccaagccaaagtctgctcacgtcacgtctaCCAAGCCACAGTTTACTTACGTCACGCCTTCTGCTCCAGGGCCTGcccacgccatgcctgccgctccaagGCCTGCACCcgtcatggccgcccttccagagtctgcacccatcatgaCTGCCAACCtcaagccagtccacaagatggtcgccatccccgagcctgttcacaagatggccaccatccccaagcctgttcacaagatggccaccatccccgagcctgttcacaagatggccaccatccccgagcctgttcacaagttggccaccatccccaagcctgttcacaagattgCCACCATCCccgagcctgttcacaagatggccaccatccccaagcctgttcacaagatggccgccatcctcaagcctgttcacaagatggccgccccgTCCtcggccaagatggctgccacgcttGAGCCTCATcatgccaaaatcatctcaACCGAATCTTATCCCATCATGTCTGCCatacccaaaacaaaacaattgatGCCTGTTCCTCCggtatcaagtcaagtcagggatGCACTTTCAGTgctaagtcaagtcacagctgttccccatgagtcaagccaagtcacagctgttctccatgagccaagccaagttacagcagatctccATAAGCCAAGTCAAGGTACtgctgttgttcccgagtcaagtcaagccacagctgatcttcctgagccaagtcaagccacaactgaccttcatgagccaagtcaagtcacagctgttcttcacgagtcgagccaagtcacagctgacctcactgagtcaagtcaagtcacagccgacctccctgagtcaagtcaagtcatggcagacctccctgagtcaagtcatggcagacctccctgagtcaagtcaagtcacggcagacatccctgagtcaagtcaagaaacAGCTGCGCTCCTAACAGCACCTCTTCATGACATGGCTGCTAGTACAGGGCCTCGCGAAGCCACGGCCGTCCTGccagaacctcaccaggtcccgtCTGACCTTCCAAAGCCATGTCACATCTCAGCTGATCCTCTAGAACCTCGTCACATCTCAGCTAACCTCCTAGAGCCTTGTCACGTCTCAGCGGACCCCCCAGAACCTCGTCACGTACCAGCTGACATCCCAAAGCCTTGCCAGGTCTTGTCTCAGCTCCCAAGCCATGCAGAGCCCACACTCCCAAGCCAAATGTCCACAGCGTCCACACCCTCAAGACCAGCAGGcaccccactatctactgtgctgctggtaatggctgttgccattttgagcatgtgggctacacactgtgctccagaggcctcatctgaccACGAGCCTGCTCCTGAggtctcgtctgtccacgagtctgtgCC
The sequence above is drawn from the Labeo rohita strain BAU-BD-2019 chromosome 16, IGBB_LRoh.1.0, whole genome shotgun sequence genome and encodes:
- the LOC127178191 gene encoding E3 ubiquitin/ISG15 ligase TRIM25-like translates to MAEARVFQDEFMCAVCLDLLKDPVTIQCGHSYCKSCITDCWDQEDQMRVYSCPQCRQTFRPRPDLSTNTMLTEVVEKLKKTKLPADYDAGAGNVQCDVCTGTKYKAIKSCLVCLESYCQTHFDRHEEFHSRKPHKVIDAPGRLQEMICQKHEKIFEVFCRTDQKCICVLCMDEHKNHDTVSAAAQRTEKQKQLKETQKMFQQRIQQREKDLQELKEAVESHKRSAQTAVEDSERIFTELIRSIERSRSELIRLIRDQEKRAVSRNEGRLERLEQEINDLRRRDAELEQLSHTQDHIQFLQSFQSLSAPPEFTDINDDPSISLFSSDGLRESVHQLRDKVEDFCKEELKKISDRVTFTNIVPRTRNDFLQ